In Musa acuminata AAA Group cultivar baxijiao unplaced genomic scaffold, Cavendish_Baxijiao_AAA HiC_scaffold_799, whole genome shotgun sequence, a single genomic region encodes these proteins:
- the LOC135664120 gene encoding cytochrome b6-f complex subunit 4, which yields MSGSFGGWIHKNSPIPITKKPDLNDPVLRAKLAKGMGHNYYGEPAWPNDLLYIFPVVILGTIACNVGLAVLEPSMIGEPADPFATPLEILPEWYFFPVFQILRTVPNKLLGVLLMVSVPTGLLTVPFLENVNKFQNPFRRPVATTVFLIGTAVALWLGIGATLPIDKSLTLGLF from the coding sequence atgtcCGGTTCCTTCGGGGgatggatccataagaattcacctatcccaataacaaagaAACCTGACTTGAACGATCCTGTATTAAGAGCTAAATTGGCTAAAGGGATggggcataattattatggagaacccgcatggcccaatgatcttttatatatttttccagtAGTAATTCTAGGTACTATTGCATGTAATGTAGGCTTGGCAGTTCTAGAACCGTCAATGATTGGTGAACCGGCGGATCCATTTGCAactcctttggaaatattacccgaATGGTACTTCTTTCCCGTATTTCAAATACTCCGCACAGTacccaataagttattaggtgtTCTTTTAATGGTTTCAGTACCAACGGGATTATTGACAGTACCTTTTTTGGAGAATGTTAATAAATTCCAAAATCCATTTCGTCGTCCAGTAGCTACAACAGTCTTTTTGATCGGTACCGCAGTAGCTCTTTGGTTAGGTATTGGAGCAACATTACCTATTGATAAATCGCTAACTTTAGGTcttttttaa